The nucleotide sequence ATGTATGTATTGATAGATCGTACGATGATTTGAGTCTTCGAGTGAACCCATATTAACAGGGTTTGCATCTGCTTGAGTCGCCAGTGTGGTGGGATACTCCCTATGTGCTGGATAACTCACGAGGTGAAAGTAAGCTGGATCTTGTGGGTCCATACTTTCGAAAGTCACTTCTTTACTTCCGCGCCCAATATAAAGACAATCCACATTATTCATTTCATATTTCACTCCGTCTACAGTCACTAATCCCTGCTTACCAAGGTTAATAATTCCCGCTTCGCGACGTTGGCAAAAGTAGTCGCTTGCCAATTCTTTTCCCGCTTCAAGATTAAGAGGAGCTAACGTTGGCAAAAATCCACCGACTACCGTTCTATCCACTTCACAATAAACTAATTCAGATTGTCCAGACTGAAACATATTATCTAGCAAAAAAGTGCTGCGTAATTCTTCTGTACACATGCGTTTATATTCGTTGATACCAACTGTATATCTCGATTTCATTTTATTTTCCTTGTTTATTTTAAAGTATTTTTATAAGGGACTCTGTCCCTCATGCACCCTGCAAGGACTTGCCAGTCCTTGACCAGGCGATCAATTTCTCCCTACTCTCCTAAAACTTTATAAACTTCACTACCCGCAAGTAAGAAAGCACCGACACCGTAGACTTCCGTATCACCTGCTTGCACTTGTTTAGGATCTTTACCTATGGCTTGAACCCAGCCGACTTTTCCATTTTTATCAACACTTCGCATCAGGGCATTAATGGATCTCTTCACTACTGGCAGATAAACTCTCTTATCGAGGTAGCCATTATTAATTCCCCAGGCAAGTGCGTAGCAAAAGAAACCCGTACCAGAAGTTTCGCCTCCTGGGAAACTTGTCGGGTCAAGTAAACTCGCACGCCAGAAACCATCATCTTGCTGAATTGAACTGATTTTTGCTGACATTTCTTTAAAAAGCTGAATATATTGAGGACGAGTGGGATAATCCTTTGGCATCACTTCGAGAACGCGAACGAGTCCTCCCATCACCCAACCATTGCCACGACTCCAAAAGACTTTGGCACCATTAGCTTCTTTCTTTGACAAATATGAGGCATCTCGATAGAATAGCATTTCTTTTTTATCATAAAGAAGATCGTAAGCTTTCCACCATTTGCGATCCATGAAATCTAAGTACTTTTTGTTTCCGGTGACATCGTATATTTTTGCAAAAGCCGGGGGTCCCATAAAAAGAGAATCACACCAAGACCATTCGCCACTCCAACAAACGGCTAAGTGATCCGTCATGTCGACATCAAGGTTTTCATCTACCAGTGCAAGAAAAGCTTTATTTGTCTGGTCTAGATACTGATTCTTCTTATCAATTTTTGCGAGATCCGCATAAACTTGAATGATGGTGTGATTATCTGCAAAACTAGTGGTCTTTTTTCCCGCATGTTCCATGATATCAATAATGTTTTTATCATTACTTTCTTGGAACTTAGCATACTCACTACGGTACCATTGTAAATCGTGCTTATCTCCGGGAGTCTGATCACCTATAGTCCAGTCCAACCCTTCGCCAACACTGCGAAGCTGCTTGAGTAATTCGGGATTTTGTGAAACCTTATAGAGTTCCATACTTCCCGCAAACCAAGTCGCATTGGTCCAATCCCAGTCAGCTCTTTGACCTCCTTTTGTTAAACTCCGATTTTCCCACATCCAATCATGAGATTTTTGCATGCTTTCAGCTAGCTCTTGCCTCATATCGTCATTAGTTTTTACTACTTTTTGAGCACAGGAGATGCTCACAAAAGTGATAAGTAGAAAGGATAGAATTTGATGTTTTTTCAACATAAAGAACCTCATTAATTAAATTGACCAAAGACTTTAGGAAGCCATAGGGATAAAGTTGGGAAAAAAGTAATAAACAAAAGAGACACCACCATAGCAAGGAAAAAAGGAATCATCGGACGAGTGACTTTTGAAATGCTACTTTTTCCTACTCCACAACCGACAAACAAGCAAGTCCCTACTGGTGGAGTACAAAGGCCTATACTTAAATTGGCAACCATAATAATCCCAAAATGAATGGGAATCCAAGTACTTGCTGGCACTCCCATTAGTTCCGCATTACCGCTAATTTTAATAAAGACAGGGAGTAAAATTGGAGTGAAAATGAGTACGGCGGGAGTCATATCCATGAAAGTCCCCACTACTAATAAAAGTAAATTAATAATAATAAATAAAACCCAAGGATTATCTGAAACTCCCAACAAGGCTTTGCTCACATTTTGTGGAATTTCTTGATAAGCCATAAGCCAAGACATACCCATTGAAGCACCCACTAAAAGCATAACTACTGCAGTGGTGATTCCCGAATCACGAAGTATTCCGGGAAGCTCCTTTAGCTTCACTTCTTTGTACATAACAACAGCCTGAATCAAAGCATAGACCACTGCAATAGCAGCCGCTTCGGTCGCAGTAAAAAAACCACTGAGAATCCCACCCAAAACTATTACAATAAGCATTAAGCTCATAAAGGCTTCTCGAAAGGCTTTAAAGACTTGTGCTAAAGTCGCGCGTTCGCCCCCTGCATAGCCACGTTTTTTTGCGATAAACCCTGCTGTTAACATCAAACACAGACCACAAATAATCCCTGGAATTACCCCTGCTAGAAACATTGCTCCTACAGACACACCACCAGATACTAAACAATAAACAATCATTATATTACTCGGAGGAATCATCATGCCCGTAGTTGCTGCAGTCGTAGTCAAGGCCACTGAATACTCACGGTCATAGCCTTTCTCTTCCATAGAGGGAATCATAAAGCCTCCGATGGAGGATACCGCTGCTACTGCTGAACCAGAAATAGCTCCAAAAAACATACAGGAAATAACGTTGACATAAGCTAAGCCACCCGGGAGGGCACCTACTAAAGTTGCGGCAAAATTAATTAAACGTCTAGCGATACCTCCTCGACCCATCAAGTTACCCGCTAAAATAAAGAACGGAATAGCAAGCAAGGCAAAGCTATTAACTCCTGATGCCATGCGAAAAGAGACGATCGTTTCGGCAGGCATTCCTCCTAAATAAGCTAAGGTCGCAAAGCTAGCTAGCGCAATCGATACGGCTACAGGAACATTACTAATTAAAAGAACGCCAAAAACTGCGATGAGAATAAGGATAGAAGTATCCATTACTGAGCCTCCTTCATTGCATTGACCTTTTCTAGAATAGTCTCCAATGCGACTAAGCTGATGAATAAACCGGATATCGGCAATGCGGTATAGATGTAAGCCATTGGAATTCCCATTGCGGAAGACAATTGATCAAAACGCAGTGTCAGTGTCACTAATTTTGCTCCTCCGAATAGAAGTAAATATGAACCAAAAAAAGCAATGCATATTTGCCCAAATATATCGAGCCACAATCGTTTATTCCCCTTTAGTTTGCCTGCAAAATAATCGATACCCAAGTGAGCATTTTTTGCAAAAGCTAAACTTCCGCCAAGCAAAGTTATCCACACTAATAAAAACTGTGCTAATTCGGAGCAAATTGCCGTTCCACCTAAATTTAATGATCTCGCAAGAATTTGATATAAGACCACAATTACAAGCATTGCCATCATCGTTATAAGTAAGAGATCCAAAACCTTCATCAGCCCATCTTTACATGTTTTTAGTTTACTTAACATGAGATGACTCCATGACTTTGATCTTCTTTAAATGATTTTTAATTATAGGGTTTTTCACTTGCGATAAAAGTTCCTTACAATTTTCAGAAAAGGGCTCTTTTTGAGGGTATAAAACTGTCACCCCATATTTTTTCACTTGTTCCAAGGCCCTTGTGGTTTCTTCTTGCCATAACTTACGTTGTAGCTCTCGTGATTCATCTGCCGCTTGTTGCACGATCTCTTGTTCTTCCACAGTGAGTTTTTCCCAATTGACCTGACTCATCACCAGCATATCTGGAATACGCGAATGTTCATTGAGAGAATAAAACTTACAGACTTCATAATGTCGTGAAGTGACAAATGAAGGCGGATTATTTTCTCCCCCCACGACAACTCGCTGTTGAAGTGCTGAATATAATTCACCATAGGGAATAGACTGAGCCTGTGCTCCTAGAGCATTAATTGCATCTTGGCAATTGCGACTGCCCATCACTCGAATTTTCATCCCTTCCAGATCATCGGGACTTGTGACCATTTTATCTAAAGTATAAAAGCTTCGCGCACCAGCATCATAATAAGTTAAACCACGAAGCCCTACTCTTTTACCTGCCTGCAGTAAGTCACTGCCACTTTCACTCTCAAGAAACCCCCAGTAATGCTCACTATTTTTAAATACATAGGGCAAGGTGAAAATCCCGATTTCTTCAACGAAGTTCTCCATTGCTGCGGCAGAAACTTTGGTCATATCTATTCCACCAAGTTGAACCAAAGCCACGGTATCCGACTCTTTACCTAATTGGCCACCTGCAAAAATTTTCAGTTCCATTTTACCTTCTGATTTAAGGGCAATCGTTTCAGCCATGTGCAACATCGCTTTATGGACGACATGATTCTCTGGTAAGGTATGCGCTAAACGCAAAACTTTTTTCTTCGAGCTTAACTGATTATCGCAGCCTATCAGTAATAAAGCAAAAATGATCACTCTTATGTAGCTCATATAATTCCCTATCTCGTTTCAGTCTACTGGAAAACATTTTCGGCATGCGCCTACTCTAAACTTTGCTGCATACACAAGCAAATCTACTCTTAGATGTTTTCAGTTTTCTTGTTCAATATTAAAAATGCCATCGTTGGCATTTTTAATATTATAATGATAGAGTCACATAAAGTCAAGCACTAATTAGAAATTAAAATTACACAGTTACCTGAATCAGTGAGCTACATTAAGTTAATCATCTTGGTCTTTCACCTTCATTGACTTACAACTTTTTTCAAAAGACCTACGGGTATTCCTGCAAAAAGTTGTAAAGTTCTGAAAATAAAATCCCTCCGAGATTATTCTAAAGCCAGTTCACGGATTCAGGACTTAGTAATTGGAAGTATCCACGATCTCGACTAAGCTTGAACAAATCACAAGTCAAAGGTATTGATTGAAAACGACAAATAGATTCAAACCAGGTAGCTCTTCTTATCTCTTTATTTTAGCTATTTGTTGCACGGCAGCATGGGGATCCGCCTTTCCTACTATTCGTTTAGCTAGGCTAGAATTACCCGATACATCTCTCCGCCACCTTTGGGCCTTTGCAGGAATGCGCTTTACACTTGCAGGAATCATTATCCTTTATCTTTACCGACATCGTGTTCAATGGTCTAAATTCAAAGAAAATTTCCCCTTGATGTTTATGGGGATCTTTTTCCAAATCGCGCTTCACTATGCTCTATTTTACGCGAGTTTTCGCCATGCTCCCGCTTATTTAATTGCTATTGCCGCAAGTACAGGAACCCTGTGGTGGACAATCATCACCCCCTTGGTTGATAAGAGTGAGAAATTTCATCTTCGACAAATTCTTTTACTCAGCATCGGAATCATGGGTGTCGCATTAGCCACATATAAAGAAGGCTTCTCTTTTCAATCTCTCCTACAAGGAGAACTTTCTGGCCTTTTATTAACCACATTGGCCACACTAAGTAGCACCATTGGCTTATTAATTATCCGACCTTTAAAAAAACGAGGCGTTAATCCAAACTTCTATAATGGTAGCTCACTCTTTTTTGGTGGATTAGTTCTTCTTGCACTAAGTTTCCCTGCTTTGATAGAAATTATTTCCAACATGAATCAAAAACTTTTTCTACTCACCATTTACTTAGCCTGTGTCTCGGCTTTTGGTTTTAATTTGTGGTTTCATCTCATCACAATTTATCAAGTATCGCGCCTCGCTTCATACAGGCTACTCATTAGCTTTTTTGGCGTAAGCGAATCCCTTATCTTTCTTCCAGAAGAAAAGCCAGGCCCCTTCCTTATCATGGGTGGGATATTGATTTTTCTATCTATTTACCTTATGGAAAAACAGAGAAATATCCTAAGTCATTAAAGCTATACAAAAAAAGCGCCCGAAGGCGCTTTTTTTTGTAAAACATGATCTACTGTGGTTTATTTATAAACAACGAGTAAGTCTTTAGCTTTAACATTATCACCTGCTGCGACCAAAACTTCACCAACCACACCATCTCTTTCTGCCATAATCGTTGTTTCCATTTTCATGGCTTCCATGACCGCAATAGGAGTGTTTTTGCTGATTTCGTCACCTACTTGTACATGAACACTTACCACAAGACCTGGCATTGGAGCACCGACTTGATCCTCGTTACCGAGCTCAGCCTGACGTCGAGCAGTTGAATTAGCCGCTGCGTGCTCAGTTACAATATTAATTGATCGTGGTTGACCATTCAATTCAAAGTAAACAGTTACTTCGCCATCTTGATTCTCTGAACCTAATGCCACTAATTTAATAAAGAGCGTTTTACCTTCATCCAACTCAATTTGAACCTCTTCATGCATGGGTAATCCATAGAAGAAAACTGGCGTAGGAATATTCATTACTTCGCCATAAATGCGTTTGTGATTAGCAAAATCGACAAAGACATCCGGGTACATAACGTATGCCATGAGTTCGGCGTCGGTTATCTTACGTTCCAATTTCTTTTCTACATCAGCTTGGACAGACACTAAGTCCATCGCATCTTTATGTAAGCCAGGACGATCAGTGAAATGCTCTTTACCTTTCAGTACTTTCTCGCGAATATCTTCTGGGAAGCCACCTTCTGGCTGACCTAACCATCCCTGCATCATATCTACTACTGATTGCGGGAAAGCGACTTCTTTATCACCTTCTAATAGATCATTCGCTTCGAGGTTGTTTGCTACTAACATAAGTGCCATATCACCCACAACTTTTGACGATGGAGTTACTTTTACAATATCACCAAAAGCTTCATTCACTTGACGGTAACGATCACAGACCTCGAACCAACGTTCGGCTAAGCCTAGGCTGGATGCCTGTTGGAATAGATTTGTGTATTGACCACCTGGCATTTCATGGCGATAAACATCTGCCGCACCATAACGTTGTGAAGTCTCAAAGGCTGAATAATATTTACGAACGACGCCCCAATATTCACCCGTACGCTCTAATGGCTCATAAGCCATACCCGTATCACGTTCTGTATAACGCATCATTTCTACAAGCGTATTTAAATTTGCTTGTGAAGTCAAACCAGATAAAGGTCCAAATGCACAATCAACAACATCTACACCAGCTTCCGCGGCTTTAATCAATGTGGCAATTTGACCTGAACTGGTGTCGTGTGTGTGTAAATGGATAGGGATATTCACTTCTGCTTTTAAGGCTGAAATCAATTCTGAGGCTGCATAAGGTTTTAATAAGCCTGCCATATCTTTTAAGGCAATCATATGTGCACCTAAAGACTCAAGCTCTTTCGCCATTTTGACGTAGTACTCAAGAGTATATTTAGTACGTTTTGTATCTAAGATATCTCCCGTGTAACAAACTGTTGCTTCACAAATAGCGCCAGTCTTCAGAGTTTCCTCTATCGCTACTTTCA is from Lentisphaera profundi and encodes:
- a CDS encoding glycoside hydrolase family 88/105 protein gives rise to the protein MLKKHQILSFLLITFVSISCAQKVVKTNDDMRQELAESMQKSHDWMWENRSLTKGGQRADWDWTNATWFAGSMELYKVSQNPELLKQLRSVGEGLDWTIGDQTPGDKHDLQWYRSEYAKFQESNDKNIIDIMEHAGKKTTSFADNHTIIQVYADLAKIDKKNQYLDQTNKAFLALVDENLDVDMTDHLAVCWSGEWSWCDSLFMGPPAFAKIYDVTGNKKYLDFMDRKWWKAYDLLYDKKEMLFYRDASYLSKKEANGAKVFWSRGNGWVMGGLVRVLEVMPKDYPTRPQYIQLFKEMSAKISSIQQDDGFWRASLLDPTSFPGGETSGTGFFCYALAWGINNGYLDKRVYLPVVKRSINALMRSVDKNGKVGWVQAIGKDPKQVQAGDTEVYGVGAFLLAGSEVYKVLGE
- the kduI gene encoding 5-dehydro-4-deoxy-D-glucuronate isomerase; translation: MKSRYTVGINEYKRMCTEELRSTFLLDNMFQSGQSELVYCEVDRTVVGGFLPTLAPLNLEAGKELASDYFCQRREAGIINLGKQGLVTVDGVKYEMNNVDCLYIGRGSKEVTFESMDPQDPAYFHLVSYPAHREYPTTLATQADANPVNMGSLEDSNHRTIYQYIHANGGIKSCQLVMGVTILEAGSVWNTMKPHTHERRSEVYTYFNLNEDSAVFHMMGSAEETRHIITRDKESVVSPSWSLHSGAGTCAYSFVWAMGGENQEFTDMDHIEVKELK
- a CDS encoding TRAP transporter large permease; the encoded protein is MDTSILILIAVFGVLLISNVPVAVSIALASFATLAYLGGMPAETIVSFRMASGVNSFALLAIPFFILAGNLMGRGGIARRLINFAATLVGALPGGLAYVNVISCMFFGAISGSAVAAVSSIGGFMIPSMEEKGYDREYSVALTTTAATTGMMIPPSNIMIVYCLVSGGVSVGAMFLAGVIPGIICGLCLMLTAGFIAKKRGYAGGERATLAQVFKAFREAFMSLMLIVIVLGGILSGFFTATEAAAIAVVYALIQAVVMYKEVKLKELPGILRDSGITTAVVMLLVGASMGMSWLMAYQEIPQNVSKALLGVSDNPWVLFIIINLLLLVVGTFMDMTPAVLIFTPILLPVFIKISGNAELMGVPASTWIPIHFGIIMVANLSIGLCTPPVGTCLFVGCGVGKSSISKVTRPMIPFFLAMVVSLLFITFFPTLSLWLPKVFGQFN
- a CDS encoding DMT family transporter, producing the protein MKTTNRFKPGSSSYLFILAICCTAAWGSAFPTIRLARLELPDTSLRHLWAFAGMRFTLAGIIILYLYRHRVQWSKFKENFPLMFMGIFFQIALHYALFYASFRHAPAYLIAIAASTGTLWWTIITPLVDKSEKFHLRQILLLSIGIMGVALATYKEGFSFQSLLQGELSGLLLTTLATLSSTIGLLIIRPLKKRGVNPNFYNGSSLFFGGLVLLALSFPALIEIISNMNQKLFLLTIYLACVSAFGFNLWFHLITIYQVSRLASYRLLISFFGVSESLIFLPEEKPGPFLIMGGILIFLSIYLMEKQRNILSH
- a CDS encoding TRAP transporter small permease, with amino-acid sequence MLSKLKTCKDGLMKVLDLLLITMMAMLVIVVLYQILARSLNLGGTAICSELAQFLLVWITLLGGSLAFAKNAHLGIDYFAGKLKGNKRLWLDIFGQICIAFFGSYLLLFGGAKLVTLTLRFDQLSSAMGIPMAYIYTALPISGLFISLVALETILEKVNAMKEAQ
- a CDS encoding TRAP transporter substrate-binding protein, translating into MSYIRVIIFALLLIGCDNQLSSKKKVLRLAHTLPENHVVHKAMLHMAETIALKSEGKMELKIFAGGQLGKESDTVALVQLGGIDMTKVSAAAMENFVEEIGIFTLPYVFKNSEHYWGFLESESGSDLLQAGKRVGLRGLTYYDAGARSFYTLDKMVTSPDDLEGMKIRVMGSRNCQDAINALGAQAQSIPYGELYSALQQRVVVGGENNPPSFVTSRHYEVCKFYSLNEHSRIPDMLVMSQVNWEKLTVEEQEIVQQAADESRELQRKLWQEETTRALEQVKKYGVTVLYPQKEPFSENCKELLSQVKNPIIKNHLKKIKVMESSHVK